One window of the Onychostoma macrolepis isolate SWU-2019 chromosome 21, ASM1243209v1, whole genome shotgun sequence genome contains the following:
- the LOC131528540 gene encoding gamma-bungarotoxin-like, giving the protein MDLRISVVLLFFFLTGGYSLKCYTCSSAQEGPCEAKVEICGDGFSKCESKTTEQSTGSAKVSVTKECARTCKAGTHQLITGVTLTTRCCDTDLCNGADGAYKGSYLLLMSPLLFYFLFQ; this is encoded by the exons ATGGATCTGCGTATCTCTGTTgttctgcttttcttttttctcactggag GATACTCTCTGAAGTGTTACACCTGTTCATCTGCTCAGGAGGGTCCCTGTGAAGCAAAAGTGGAGATATGTGGAGATGGATTTTCCAAATGTGAAAGCAAAACAACAGAACAATCCACTG GTTCCGCTAAGGTGTCTGTCACAAAAGAGTGTGCACGTACATGTAAAGCTGGGACCCATCAGCTAATAACTGGAGTGACATTAACTACCCGCTGCTGTGACACTGACCTCTGCAATGGAGCAG ATGGCGCGTATAAGGGAAGCTACCTCCTGCTGATGTCTCCTCTGCtcttctacttcctgtttcagtGA